The stretch of DNA TTATGTTGCAGTGCTGGATCTACGAACACTTCCCTAGGATCTGTAAGTGGGGCGATAGAGGTGCGGTTCCTGCAcatcttccaagagcatgtaggtggaTTGCAAAACATGCTGTTGAAGGTGGATTAGTGACCTATCGGCAGAGACTTTATGCTTTGTTGCTTGAGGATGTACTGTTTAcaccatatgatgatgatcgagCTAATCATCCGTTTGAAGATATTTCGATGATCTCTGGTTATCTTCGATGTGGTGGAGTCTCAATCCCATATTTGTCGGAGCGATGTCTTCGACAATTTGGTCGTATTCAGTGCATCCCGCCTGATGTTCCTCCCAGGCCCGCCAGTATAGATTGGGTGTGGCAGACTACTATGCAGTCATCTGTATCGGTGTTTCGGAGGCTATATCATGTTGCGAGTTTTCCTGGAGAGGTCACTGAGGACTATTATCCATGGTACATGTTTGTGTCACATCCTCTGATCATTCCTCGGTCTACTGCACATGCGGGTACATCCTCTGACCATCCATCTGACCATCCATCATCTGTTGCACATGTGGGTACATCATCTGCTGCACATGCTGGTCCGTCATCTTCTGACCGAGATCGTAGAACAGCTGAGCTTGTACGTAGAGGCATTAATTTGGTAGAGTCGTTTAGTGAAATTCATGAGATTTTAAGTGAGTTATGTCTTATGTACGATGTTtagtaatttgatatattttgtgttatgtgttatgtactgtaatttgagatattttgggattatgtgatatattttgtgCTATGTGTTATGTACTTATCAATCCTCTAATCcgcatttattttaagttaattcataataaaagaTACTGAAAATGATAAAACAAGATATTATAATAATCCATAAACAGTGATACACAACATattctaatcttcatttaatgaaatacaagatgatctgataaatgatggatcaatgcgttcccaatgcttcataCGTGCTGCATAAGCTACTTCCCAACTCTTTGCTGTGTCACTACAAaagtctttccatttttgtgacgtaggtggcaaaggacaatcagacttcaatttgatctgaataaaaaaaaagttacaaattaatttatctgaataataaattttttaacattaatttaacAACATTAAGCATTAATTTTACATGTACCCAATGATTCTCGTTAACAAATCCAATTGCTATTAAAGAGTGAACAAAGGTATCTTTCGATGGTGATTTGTTTAGCGGGAAAAATGTCATATTCAGATTACGAGACAACgacaccaatatgacattatatagtgttgctatcacgtaacccaagtctggtaaagacatccacttatctttttcttgagcacccaattttgatattttcaatgagttTCTCACTGATTCAACATTGTCATCAAAAACATTAGAATAAACATCTTTATGTAGACcaatctctttatccaattgtgaTCGAACTAAAGCCCAAGATTCTTCGGTCCAACCTAGCAATGCTGCAATTGCACGaaacccacaatttccatcagccaCAACATCTACTATGTCCTCAATATACGGACGTATATAAGTAGGAAATTGTGTCTTAAAAGAATGCTGAGATGATTGAGATTGTTGCCTTGCAGAACGTTGAGATGATTGAGATGGTTGCCTTGcctttgcagattcttgagaggcatcaacatactcccaatatgaaggatcacgaggagtatcaaactcttttttctttttaccagCTCATTTGGTTCTCACTTTCTTTggtggtgcaagtattgatgtggtatgtggaaatacaacttcacgcacctttgccttgaatatcctttgacttataatatcgtgtttcttcatgtacgctttcattgcttccaactcttcagaaaagtcataatctgataaagattcttcatcctctaattCATGTGCAATGCTTAACTGTTTCCAAAAATcatgaatgctatctaaagggataGCATTACCATTTATCTGCAACTTagccaactcacaagcacatggtaatccatgagttgttctaATTGAACAACCACATTCTGTTTTGTTAGTGCCTACAATCTTCACCCTTTCCAACTGGttatcaattaatttcatacactttcttgatacacagtgatgtagattttgaaaaaattgtgaattatacccgtgctcaacatccttgatggttttctgaaaagaagactgaatgatacatatttggttcttcaacatcatattcactgCATCCCAgcttttacacaaatcaccaaaactagtttgaagcatgtttttcaatctccaatgagcagactcaactctacaaataaattaaataacacaaattaaaacaaatcacataaactagtaaatcatgtttgctaaaacaacacaattcatattttaaaaatacctgttagatgttgtgttccccaaatgcatcactctattggtccaaacgttgacaaacctttctttgtaaggtgttaaccatgaatctttcacataatcaacaaaaagaataatatcggcacacaatatctcaaattgttgcaaatgatgatcatactcttccacactagtcgaatagacaatctttttccataaatccattacttcttcttgtctatcctttttgacatattgtttgcatcttgccccaacatttttttcaatatgaaaacgacatagcaaatgtattgaagtaggaaacacaacactaatcgcattcatcatggcaagatctctatcagtcacaataactttagaaatcaaAGACTCAGATTTGAACAACATTCGTACCTTCtcaaatgcccagatgaagttatcttgtcgctctttttccaaataagcaaacccaactgaaaatgtcaaactagtagaagTGACACCGactatttcaagtaatggcaaccgatatctgtttgttttgtatgtgctatcacatatcaaaacaaaatgaaatgtgtttaacaactttatacagtcaggatgcgtccaaaaaatatctctcaaaatatcagaattttcccgtcttcttgtccaatgcacataattttcttgttgtattaacttcaacagatgctgcatttctgtgtacggacctctcaatgatgatcgataagtactccttgctttatatatttgactgggAATAGTGACATTGGTTTCATTTCTcactttcaaagcatttagaatgaatctgggtgcaagcttatactttgtcatatcattgacaaatttcctctcttcttcgtttaaacgccccaaatagGAATGACCGGTTACAGTATCAAGTAATTCATGATTGTGTGTcccacaacgaacactaattttccatccttcaccgacacttaatggtacacatctgagagtaaatggacagttttccttatgagagcaagttactgatttttttgattctgatttatatcttccacctctttcgcatcccaaaatcaatttgtcttttcttcccctaattccgtttgctttatctgatcgaatggtaacaattaaaattccattttgtcttccaatcgcttttgcccattcaaatacagcttctcgagaagaaaatatttcaaataaaacattaactatatagctataagaaaaatttaattggTGATGATTCATCAGTAGTTATAATAATACCTGATCAGTGGTGAATTTTTCTGTAGAatctataacattttttgaagcagaaacatcaactctactcatacctaatttcaaaataagtaacaaatttaattaaaaataatattctaaatattgaatttaaaaaaaaattaaaaataatttctaacataaatattgaatttaaaaaaaaataaaatacatttcgaaactttcactTATTGAAAAAGTTCGAAACTTaaaatacatttcgaaagtCTTAAACATTCGAATAAAACATTCGAAACTTTTGTGAAAATCCAAACTTTCGAATACCAAATTGCATTTTGAAGATTTGTAAATTTCG from Cicer arietinum cultivar CDC Frontier isolate Library 1 chromosome 3, Cicar.CDCFrontier_v2.0, whole genome shotgun sequence encodes:
- the LOC140919694 gene encoding uncharacterized protein, which translates into the protein MPFGVTNAPAIFMDYMNRIFRPFLDKFVVVFIDDILIYSKSVGDHEKHVRMVLQVLRDNKLYAKPEKCEFWLDEVKFLGHTISSKGVTVDSSKVDAILSWPQPKSVTEIRSFLGLAGYYRKFIKGFSSLALPLTKLTRKGKTFVWDQECEDNFQVLKGRLISAPVLVIPDPSMNFVVYCDASKNGLGCVLMQGGKVVAYASRQLRSHEANYPTHDLELAAVVFALKIWRRYLYGAKFEVFSDHKSLKYLFDQKELNMRQRRWMEFLKDYDFELKYHPGKANVVADALSRKSLHVACMMDKIIVPKEGSLKDKILEEAHKSKFTIHPGITKMYQDLRKMYWWPGMKRDVASFVSKCLVCQKVKIEHQKPSGLLQPLEIPEWKWERISMDFVMGLSKTRMGFDAIWVIVDRLTKSAHFLPIKATYSLDRLADLYVKEIILQKNSPLISYIVNVLFEIFSSREAVFEWAKAIGRQNGILIVTIRSDKANGIRGRKDKLILGCERGGRYKSESKKSVTCSHKENCPFTLRCVPLSVGEGWKISVRCGTHNHELLDTVTGHSYLGRLNEEERKFVNDMTKYKLAPRFILNALKVRNETNVTIPSQIYKARSTYRSSLRGPYTEMQHLLKLIQQENYVHWTRRRENSDILRDIFWTHPDCIKLLNTFHFVLICDSTYKTNRYRLPLLEIVGVTSTSLTFSVGFAYLEKERQDNFIWAFEKVRMLFKSESLISKVIVTDRDLAMMNAISVVFPTSIHLLCRFHIEKNVGARCKQYVKKDRQEEVMDLWKKIVYSTSVEEYDHHLQQFEILCADIILFVDYVKDSWLTPYKERFVNVWTNRVMHLGNTTSNRVESAHWRLKNMLQTSFGDLCKSWDAVNMMLKNQICIIQSSFQKTIKDVEHGYNSQFFQNLHHCVSRKCMKLIDNQLERVKIVGTNKTECGCSIRTTHGLPCACELAKLQINGNAIPLDSIHDFWKQLSIAHELEDEESLSDYDFSEELEAMKAYMKKHDIISQRIFKAKVREVVFPHTTSILAPPKKARQPSQSSQRSARQQSQSSQHSFKTQFPTYIRPYIEDIVDVVADGNCGFRAIAALLGWTEESWALVRSQLDKEIGLHKDVYSNVFDDNVESYLLL